A genome region from Tursiops truncatus isolate mTurTru1 chromosome 15, mTurTru1.mat.Y, whole genome shotgun sequence includes the following:
- the CDH22 gene encoding cadherin-22 yields the protein MGFNRQEQDVFFLPILVVDSGPPTLSSTGTLTIRICGCDSSGAIQSCNTTAFVVATSLSPGALIALLVCVLILVVVV from the coding sequence atgggcttcaacCGGCAGGAGCAGGACGTGTTCTTCCTGCCCATCCTGGTGGTGGACAGTGGGCCGCCCACGCTGAGCAGCACGGGGACGCTCACCATCCGCATCTGTGGCTGCGACAGCTCCGGCGCCATCCAGTCCTGCAACACCACGGCCTTTGTCGTGGCCACCTCCCTCAGCCCTGGAGCCCTCATCGCCCTCTTGGTCTGTGTCCTCATCCTGGTCG